The nucleotide sequence TAAAAACTATTAAACATCATGCCACATCAATGTCATCAACATCCAGCCAATCATTAGATTCCTTCGTCTTATGCGCACCACTTACCTGTCCGGCACGGTCAGTAGTCGAAGAATCACTTCCCAGCTGAACCCAATCTCTCGAGTCTTTTGTTGATGAATCAGAACCAGACGCTGTCTTTTTGTAATTTGTCGAAGCATCTTCATCGTCATCCTCCTCAAGATCACTAAACGAAACATCCTCGTCATGGTCAATGGGAATTGTAGTTGTAGTTGTAGTTGTACCAGTGACAATGTTTTCTGAGCTGTCTTCTTTCAGccaatcatcttcatctttatctTCAACTACATTAGAAGTAGCACTGGAAAGCGTGTTTTGATCTGCGACCTTGGTCTTATTTCTTGGTTCCTCTTGAATGACAGACTTGTCTACAATTTGAACCTCTTCTTCAGTTTGGATATAATGTTTTTCAGTCTCTGGATTAGTTGATACGACAGATGTGGTTAATTGAGTGTTAGATGTCTCAAGTGGGACGGAAGAATGCTCTTCTTGAGAAGATTCAGGTTTGTGTTCAGAATAAGGAAAATTGTTTGTTGATCCGTCATCCACTTTTGTCTGAGAGGTAGAATGAGACTTCAGCTCATGTGTCAATGATGCTCTGGCTTTCACAATCTGCATGAGTAATTTAAATTGTTGCTGATCAAATTCTATTCTAGGCATGTATAATTCGTGATCCAATTGATTGACGAAATAAGATCAATACTTGGGTCGATCCAGTTGAATAACAAGGATAAAGCGTTTAACTTCAAATTTTGTAACATTAGACTACTAGTTCACCGTTCTTTTGACAACTTAAAACATGAAGGATAAAATCTATTGTCTAGATTCTTGAAATTGATTGTATGAAGCTAACTTTTTTACTCAAAAAATGCTATTTTTTATGACAACTAACTTTCTAAAAGTGACCTTAGGGCAACTAAACTCGAAATGATGTTTCCATAATAAATGTTAAAAGCACATATTATTTAAAATATGACTTGTTTCATGACAGAAAATATAAAACTTCAAAGAGTTAAAAAGTTCACAAAATCATATTTATATCTTGTAATGCATAAAAAATTAAAATCGTGCAGGTGTGGGTGCAAGAGGAGAGGGATTCATCTACTTAAGATGAGCCTTAGATAAGTTGGGTTATGGCCTCATGACATGGTTGTCAATAGTGAGTAGCGGACGATAGCGACAagctacctatatgctacatagcgataGCGACAAAAAAGGGCCCGCTATTTCATGTTTAGCAACAAAGGAATATAAATTTAATAAATAGTTTACATGTATTTTTTAATCAAAATACGCtatttttacatgtatatttCATCTGAATACGCTTCTTTTTTCAACcgtgaaacaaaaaaaaaccctaatagCCATTGCTATTcaaagttataaaaaaataaaattaatagataaataaataaaattacagAAAAGGTAGCTAATTGTCACTATAAAGCCAATAGTGCCATGAACGAAACGCTACATCGCGCGCTATAGCTGCTGTTCACAACTATGCCTCGTGAGTCAGATCACAGGTCTGCACGGAATCCGAGCTATTGACACAACCATTCTCCCGTAAAGGTAAAAGAGGGAGAAGGCTAAGCATAAACTATTATTAAGTTCATCCCTTCTTTTCTCTTTGATACAAAAAGTCACTTCGATATTAGGTGGATTAAACCCTACAAAAAGCACTAGTTTTGACCAACTACAGCGCTTGTTTCTAATTATTTTGCACTTAAGCAAAAATGTTTCAGTGTGCAGCATATAGCCAAATAGGGAATAGAAATGTTAATCATCGTGGTTATCTTCGGTAATGACAGCATCACGCCATAAGGTGTGCTAGTATTTTACACTGATAGATTCTTGGAAAAGAAAGATGGAAGACAAATCCAATAAAAATGcccagaaaagaaaaaaaaaacctctaTAAAGGACCTTGTAAGCCAATAAACTGATGTTTCCTAAGACTGTCTTATGTTAAGATGACTTAAATCATTCTTGTtttctttatatgaaaataaaaaataaaaatagagaaAAACGACAACATTGCAAGCAACTAAACAAGTATCATAAGCAGCAAATGCATACTAATTGCAGCTGATTAATACACACTCTGCACACAACCAAAGTTTGTTTATCTTTATCAAGTCTAATATCAACAATCATTATAATTTGGTAATGTCCTAGTTCAGAACATTGTGAATTGCAAATAACTTAGGTCTGTTCATGACTTGATAATCGGGAAAACTAAATTAAATTCTCCCTCCCAAcacttaaaaaaaatattaacaaactGAAACAGGGTAAACACAAGAATATTTCCTAGAAAACTTACCTCAGGTGTCGAAAGAAGTGCAGCAGCATGAGGTTCAAGTCTCGGATGCAAAAGCACAAAATATATCTTCCAAAAGGAACCTTCACTCATATAACCCGGGCAAAGTTCAATCCTAAGAGCAGCCAATCTTGGCGCCAAACTTTCGACAGTCAGAGCATGCTCTTGTTGTGCATCAGATAGTTCAAaatctgaaaaataaaaatacaacaaaacaTACATCAAGTAACATA is from Helianthus annuus cultivar XRQ/B chromosome 9, HanXRQr2.0-SUNRISE, whole genome shotgun sequence and encodes:
- the LOC110878357 gene encoding uncharacterized protein LOC110878357; this encodes MSWFARSIANTFQLDLNDDANDSEHHSPNNNIPTDQKPQQLEQQQQQQDDSSSSSPSPSPSSPTRGVKEDLSEITKTLTRQLWGVASFLAPPPPSDPNNPQSDPLDPEDAAPEGILGIRRDFAEIGGRFRSGISKLSNNIDVSEITKLASSFLQVSADGEDYVLSEDAQAIGVTEEVLSFVRDVVMHPETWLDFPLPDDDEDDEDFELSDAQQEHALTVESLAPRLAALRIELCPGYMSEGSFWKIYFVLLHPRLEPHAAALLSTPEIVKARASLTHELKSHSTSQTKVDDGSTNNFPYSEHKPESSQEEHSSVPLETSNTQLTTSVVSTNPETEKHYIQTEEEVQIVDKSVIQEEPRNKTKVADQNTLSSATSNVVEDKDEDDWLKEDSSENIVTGTTTTTTTIPIDHDEDVSFSDLEEDDDEDASTNYKKTASGSDSSTKDSRDWVQLGSDSSTTDRAGQVSGAHKTKESNDWLDVDDIDVA